The Trypanosoma brucei gambiense DAL972 chromosome 10, complete sequence genome has a segment encoding these proteins:
- a CDS encoding 60S ribosomal protein L24, putative, which produces MRTIDCEFSHFAVHPGHGRRYVPFAFLSTKPVLTFARPKCFAMYMRKKNPRFIAWTRTYRRIHRKTTTDRVGRRRAARTVRAERAIVGAELSYIQEVRAKAKKVDRTAKGKAVREEMAARKAAKK; this is translated from the coding sequence ATGCGGACGATTGACTGCGAGTTCTCGCACTTCGCTGTACATCCGGGCCATGGCCGCCGCTACGTCCCGTTTGCCTTCTTATCAACGAAGCCTGTGCTGACATTTGCGCGCCCGAAGTGTTTCGCGATGTACATGCGCAAAAAGAACCCACGCTTTATTGCCTGGACCCGCACGTACCGCCGCATTCATCGGAAGACGACGACCGACCGCGTGGGCCGCCGCCGTGCCGCCCGCACAGTGAGGGCAGAGCGCGCCATCGTCGGTGCTGAGCTCTCCTACATTCAAGAAGTGCGAGCAAAGGCGAAGAAGGTTGACCGTACCGCCAAGGGCAAAGCCGTGCGTGAGGAGATGGCTGCCCGTAAGGCAGCGAAGAAATAG